A portion of the Candidatus Fermentibacter sp. genome contains these proteins:
- a CDS encoding ABC transporter ATP-binding protein has protein sequence MAAVEFRSVGKVFPGGVTALGDFTVTAEDGSFLVLVGPSGCGKSTSLRILAGLETPTSGSVWIGGRDVTDVSPQDRDIAMVFQNYALYPHMTVFDNMAFALRMRRIPGPEMNRRVEEAAGILEITALLGRKPRELSGGQRQRVALGRAIVRKPSVFLFDEPLSNLDAKLRVQMRSELARIHHRLGSTMIYVTHDQAEAMTLGDRIVVLRDGLIQQLAAPLELYDRPVNSFVAGFIGSPAMNFLELTGEGAGRAGAVSSGQDIPEGAARIGIRPEDVVQLQAGAVSCVAEVVEILGNEKIVYMRTDTGEPIVMRCDPSVEASVGSVLRLGFRPGRCHFFGAGGERLVK, from the coding sequence ATGGCGGCAGTCGAATTCAGATCGGTAGGCAAGGTCTTTCCCGGCGGGGTGACGGCCCTGGGGGATTTCACCGTGACCGCGGAGGACGGCTCCTTTCTCGTGCTCGTGGGACCGAGCGGATGCGGGAAGTCCACATCGCTCAGGATACTCGCCGGGCTCGAGACCCCGACCTCCGGTTCAGTATGGATAGGCGGGCGCGACGTCACGGACGTCTCCCCGCAGGACCGCGACATCGCCATGGTCTTCCAGAACTACGCCCTCTACCCGCACATGACCGTGTTCGACAACATGGCGTTCGCCCTGCGCATGCGGAGGATACCGGGGCCGGAGATGAACCGGAGGGTCGAGGAGGCCGCGGGCATCCTGGAGATCACCGCCCTCCTGGGCAGGAAGCCGCGCGAGCTCTCCGGCGGTCAGAGGCAGAGGGTCGCTCTGGGAAGGGCCATCGTCAGGAAGCCCTCGGTGTTCCTCTTCGACGAACCCCTGTCCAACCTCGACGCCAAGCTGCGCGTCCAGATGCGGAGCGAGCTGGCCAGGATCCATCACCGGCTCGGATCCACGATGATCTACGTCACACACGACCAGGCCGAGGCCATGACGCTGGGCGACCGCATAGTCGTGCTCAGGGACGGCCTGATCCAGCAGCTCGCCGCCCCTCTCGAACTCTACGACAGACCAGTGAACTCGTTCGTGGCCGGATTCATCGGGAGCCCCGCGATGAACTTCCTCGAACTGACCGGGGAGGGTGCCGGGAGGGCGGGAGCGGTGTCGTCGGGGCAGGATATCCCGGAAGGAGCTGCCAGGATCGGCATCAGGCCCGAGGACGTGGTCCAGCTCCAGGCAGGCGCCGTCTCCTGCGTCGCCGAGGTCGTGGAGATACTGGGCAACGAGAAGATCGTCTACATGAGAACGGATACGGGTGAGCCGATCGTCATGAGGTGCGACCCGTCCGTGGAGGCTTCCGTCGGAAGCGTGCTCCGGCTCGGCTTCAGGCCCGGGCGCTGCCACTTCTTCGGCGCAGGCGGCGAAAGGCTCGTCAAATGA
- a CDS encoding PAS domain-containing protein: MAEELGRICFEACPEALMIVRDGLVVRVNEEMCRLLGIRAGAEAEGRRIEEIIPMDLDNRVGLHAALSRILPGDVRAYEWELSLPGAVYIPVIIRATGLGGGGLLISLRDFTEGQQRNRAILDHEEQRRALLEATGSPVFCVDRDCRILWCSGSFASLAGERPGSLAGRQCHRMLGGLDTPCPGCPAIQAMRTRSMLSNAPCAPGRDLMVSVSSFRGYDGSPAGAVLMILEEPPGAGSSPVGRDGAAAAPLGLVDGGAGRTPLPEPPPGDTPNPGAAPRELDVTGWLHSSAGRLESLLGSPLEILAPAGPARACVTPEDLLEAFNNLAGADFGTCLPESSGIAVRIDRAELAAGLHGMAAGSYLSVSLGTRLALDSTDCASVPGGRQNRLSNFPMHGASRSGGASGAVFVSRADGDRRFYQIMIPVPDQGR, translated from the coding sequence GTGGCCGAGGAGCTCGGCAGGATCTGTTTCGAGGCCTGTCCGGAGGCCCTGATGATCGTTCGCGACGGGCTCGTCGTCAGGGTCAACGAGGAGATGTGCAGGCTCCTCGGGATCAGGGCGGGGGCCGAAGCCGAGGGCAGGCGCATCGAGGAGATCATCCCGATGGACCTGGACAACCGGGTGGGTCTCCATGCCGCCCTCTCGCGGATACTCCCCGGCGACGTGCGTGCCTACGAGTGGGAGCTGTCCCTGCCCGGAGCGGTCTACATCCCCGTGATCATCCGCGCGACGGGGCTCGGCGGGGGCGGCCTCCTCATCTCCCTGCGCGACTTCACCGAGGGACAGCAGAGGAACAGGGCCATCCTCGACCACGAGGAGCAGAGGCGCGCATTGCTGGAAGCGACTGGCAGCCCGGTGTTCTGCGTGGACAGGGACTGCAGGATTCTCTGGTGCAGCGGCTCCTTCGCGTCCCTCGCCGGCGAGCGCCCCGGGTCCCTCGCCGGGAGGCAGTGCCACAGGATGCTCGGGGGGCTCGACACGCCGTGCCCCGGATGTCCTGCGATACAGGCGATGAGGACCCGGTCCATGCTGTCCAACGCACCGTGCGCCCCGGGGAGGGATCTCATGGTATCCGTCTCATCCTTCCGGGGATATGACGGCTCGCCTGCCGGCGCAGTGCTGATGATCCTCGAGGAACCGCCGGGGGCTGGGTCATCACCGGTCGGCCGCGACGGGGCCGCTGCGGCCCCGTTAGGCCTGGTCGACGGCGGAGCCGGGCGAACCCCGCTCCCGGAGCCCCCTCCCGGGGACACCCCGAACCCGGGAGCGGCCCCGCGGGAACTCGATGTCACTGGATGGCTGCACTCGTCGGCGGGAAGGCTCGAATCGCTGCTGGGCTCCCCTCTGGAGATCCTGGCGCCGGCAGGACCGGCGAGGGCGTGCGTCACCCCCGAGGATCTGCTAGAGGCTTTCAACAACCTGGCCGGGGCGGATTTCGGGACCTGCCTGCCCGAGAGCAGCGGGATAGCGGTGAGGATCGACCGTGCCGAACTGGCAGCCGGCCTGCACGGCATGGCTGCCGGCAGCTACCTCTCCGTGTCGCTGGGCACCAGGCTCGCGCTCGATTCCACCGACTGCGCCTCGGTGCCGGGCGGACGGCAGAACCGACTCTCGAACTTCCCCATGCACGGCGCCTCCCGGAGCGGAGGCGCCTCGGGCGCCGTCTTCGTGTCGAGGGCTGACGGAGACCGCAGGTTTTACCAGATAATGATCCCCGTACCGGACCAGGGGAGGTAG
- a CDS encoding sugar transferase, translating into MLAPVRRADRVLSLFLLAADTVAVPVIFLITFWLRSAVIGDHVPGFDVRFGDYLHVIPAIWLLWIVCFGWAGLYRPRRLPGGTGEIQKTMKALLAMSVAMMAASYLAQKDYSRLMLILYTACAVPVASILRAAARSLARRVAPVMEAPRILVVGTGEVATRVAGSLEKLPRPHPVVVGFISPASDDGGPRTVGGIPVSGSLNDLPRLLVSMKIDEVFFAAPDLDRGRILDVISSVEKSDVHFRVVSDLFEISSAPTDLDDLARLPIIEIGHSPHGMPARAVKRLSDIVMASLAIVVLSPFLVIIYLVLLLGGNGSPVFRQVRIGRNGVPFTFYKFRTMKPETGEYEVAPLSPGDPRVTRVGRFLRRTSLDELPQLFNVVAGSMSMVGPRPEMPFIVEGYSEWQKRRLEVRPGITGLWQIMGRKDLPLHDNIEYDFYYIRNQSFMLDVAILLRTVATVFRGRGAY; encoded by the coding sequence ATGCTCGCCCCGGTCAGGAGGGCCGACAGGGTCCTCAGCCTGTTCCTGCTCGCCGCCGACACCGTGGCCGTGCCCGTGATATTCCTCATTACCTTCTGGCTCAGATCCGCCGTGATAGGCGATCACGTGCCCGGCTTCGACGTCCGCTTCGGCGACTACCTGCACGTCATACCGGCGATCTGGCTCCTGTGGATCGTCTGTTTCGGCTGGGCCGGGCTCTACAGGCCCAGGAGGCTCCCCGGCGGCACCGGCGAAATCCAGAAGACCATGAAGGCCCTGCTGGCCATGTCGGTGGCGATGATGGCGGCCAGCTACCTGGCTCAGAAGGACTATTCGCGCCTGATGCTCATCCTCTACACGGCCTGCGCCGTTCCCGTCGCATCGATCCTGAGGGCGGCGGCCAGATCGCTGGCACGGCGCGTCGCTCCGGTGATGGAGGCTCCGAGGATACTCGTGGTGGGCACCGGAGAGGTCGCGACGCGGGTGGCGGGCAGCCTCGAAAAGCTCCCGAGACCTCACCCGGTGGTTGTCGGCTTCATCTCGCCGGCCTCGGACGACGGCGGACCCAGAACGGTGGGAGGCATCCCGGTCTCCGGCTCGCTGAACGATCTCCCGAGGCTGCTGGTGAGCATGAAGATAGACGAGGTCTTCTTCGCGGCGCCCGACCTCGACAGGGGGAGGATCCTGGACGTCATCTCTTCCGTCGAGAAGAGCGACGTGCACTTCAGGGTGGTCAGCGACCTGTTCGAGATCTCGTCCGCCCCGACCGACCTGGACGATCTGGCGAGGCTTCCGATCATCGAGATAGGGCATTCGCCCCACGGGATGCCGGCGAGGGCGGTCAAGCGCCTGTCCGACATCGTTATGGCTTCCCTGGCCATCGTGGTTCTGAGCCCATTCCTCGTGATCATCTACCTGGTGCTCCTGCTGGGGGGGAACGGATCGCCCGTGTTCAGGCAGGTGAGGATAGGGCGGAACGGCGTCCCCTTCACCTTCTACAAGTTCAGGACCATGAAGCCGGAGACGGGGGAGTACGAGGTCGCCCCGCTCTCGCCCGGCGACCCGAGGGTCACCCGGGTGGGGAGGTTCCTCAGGCGCACCAGCCTCGACGAACTGCCCCAGCTCTTCAACGTGGTCGCCGGGAGCATGAGCATGGTGGGTCCGCGGCCCGAGATGCCCTTCATCGTCGAAGGGTATTCGGAATGGCAGAAGAGGAGGCTCGAGGTCAGGCCGGGCATAACCGGGCTCTGGCAGATCATGGGCAGGAAGGACCTACCGCTCCACGACAACATAGAGTATGACTTCTACTACATAAGGAATCAGTCGTTCATGCTCGACGTCGCCATACTTCTGCGCACCGTTGCGACCGTCTTCAGGGGGAGGGGAGCCTACTAG
- a CDS encoding glycosyltransferase: MPASVVIPVHVAGSRLLPCLEALKAQELPGGLRIILSLDGSFPVPAGVASLADSIVAGAHGGPSAARNRGFRASTDPVILFTDADCIPEAGWAASLTAAVEAGADAVKGVYSSGGARIVQRLQQVEFEERYAGLEPGGAVDMVDTYSSGFRRAALEECGGFDEHFPAADHEDVDLSYRMAERGMILRFEPGARVVHEHRPTLAAYARTKFSRGRWRAVVTRIHPGRSISDRYVTGSLRVQLALCAISPAAALLAFVEPLVPLAWTAAFLLSCIPLIRTALRVDPPVSPLVPAFAFVRGAALVCGLCAGAIRGGAA; the protein is encoded by the coding sequence ATGCCTGCCTCCGTGGTGATCCCAGTCCACGTGGCCGGATCCAGGCTGCTCCCGTGCCTGGAGGCGCTCAAGGCGCAGGAACTGCCGGGAGGGCTGAGGATCATACTGTCCCTCGACGGCTCGTTCCCCGTCCCCGCCGGGGTCGCATCGCTGGCCGACTCCATCGTGGCGGGGGCGCACGGCGGCCCGTCCGCCGCCCGGAACAGGGGCTTCCGGGCGTCGACCGATCCCGTGATCCTCTTCACGGATGCCGACTGCATACCGGAGGCCGGCTGGGCGGCCTCGCTCACGGCGGCAGTCGAGGCCGGCGCCGACGCCGTGAAGGGAGTCTACTCCTCGGGCGGGGCCCGTATCGTGCAGCGGCTCCAGCAGGTCGAGTTCGAGGAGAGATATGCGGGTCTCGAACCGGGCGGTGCCGTTGACATGGTGGACACCTACTCGAGCGGTTTCAGGAGGGCTGCACTCGAGGAGTGCGGAGGATTCGACGAGCACTTCCCAGCGGCCGACCACGAGGACGTTGACCTCTCCTACAGGATGGCGGAACGCGGCATGATCCTCCGCTTCGAGCCCGGGGCGAGGGTCGTGCACGAACACAGGCCCACCCTGGCCGCCTATGCCAGGACCAAGTTCTCCCGCGGGCGATGGAGGGCGGTCGTGACGCGCATCCATCCAGGGAGGAGCATCTCCGACAGGTACGTTACAGGGAGTCTGCGGGTCCAGCTCGCACTCTGCGCCATCTCCCCGGCTGCGGCGCTCCTCGCCTTCGTCGAACCGCTCGTCCCGCTCGCCTGGACGGCCGCATTCCTGCTCTCGTGCATACCGCTGATCCGCACCGCGCTCCGCGTCGATCCGCCGGTTTCGCCCCTCGTGCCGGCCTTCGCCTTCGTCAGGGGCGCCGCACTCGTTTGCGGGCTCTGCGCGGGCGCCATCCGCGGCGGAGCCGCCTGA
- a CDS encoding radical SAM protein produces the protein MKTSAVNPPFLRRFSRGQRSPAVTRSGTLYYPIWLSYAVGVLESAGHDVDLVDAPASDLDEDAVLRRVSGHGSQLVVLESSTPSIESDTAFADRLAGDGRTVILVGTHPSALPRETLASGSSFQAVAVGEYDLTVRLAADALAGGDAMSLRSVPGLLLRTGGEPFDTGPCRRLEDLDSLPFVSSVYARHLDTRRYSNPNALHPMVMVMGGRGCPNSCSFCLFPQTLTGRAMRTRSVSNIVDEVLWVRDNMPEIRAVFFEDDTISADRTRLRSLADALFEAGSPLRWTANMRADVDYETLRACRRAGLRTVCTGFESGDPGMLAAMRKGLDVATMRRFALDAERAGVLVHGCFLFGAPGETRASMRRTLDFALSLPLYTAQFYPLMVYPGTEAYDEAAAEGRIVPSCFRDWLSPEGLHTAVVRTGELSASDISAFCDHARRRFYLRPGYVAGTIARTISDPAERSRTLKAFSTFWRFLLPGRR, from the coding sequence ATGAAGACGAGCGCGGTTAATCCGCCCTTCCTGAGGCGGTTCAGCAGGGGACAGCGCAGCCCGGCCGTGACCAGGAGCGGCACCCTCTACTATCCCATCTGGCTCTCCTACGCGGTCGGGGTCCTCGAGTCCGCCGGACACGATGTCGACCTCGTGGACGCCCCGGCCTCGGATCTCGACGAGGACGCAGTCCTCCGAAGGGTTTCCGGGCATGGTTCGCAGCTCGTCGTCCTGGAGTCGTCTACTCCCTCGATAGAGAGCGACACGGCGTTCGCCGACCGCCTGGCCGGGGATGGAAGGACCGTCATACTGGTCGGAACCCATCCCTCCGCCCTTCCCCGCGAAACCCTCGCATCGGGCAGCTCCTTCCAGGCCGTCGCCGTCGGCGAATACGACCTGACCGTGCGCCTCGCGGCAGACGCCCTCGCAGGCGGAGACGCCATGAGCCTGCGTTCGGTGCCCGGGCTGCTGCTGCGCACGGGCGGGGAACCCTTCGACACCGGTCCGTGCCGCAGGCTGGAGGACCTCGACTCGCTGCCGTTCGTGAGCTCGGTGTATGCCCGGCACCTCGACACGCGCAGGTACAGCAATCCCAACGCACTGCACCCCATGGTGATGGTGATGGGCGGGCGCGGGTGCCCCAACTCCTGCTCGTTCTGCCTCTTCCCGCAGACCCTGACGGGCAGGGCCATGAGGACGCGGTCGGTCTCGAACATCGTCGACGAGGTGCTCTGGGTTCGTGACAACATGCCGGAGATCAGGGCCGTCTTCTTCGAGGACGACACGATCTCGGCCGACAGGACGAGGCTGCGCAGCCTCGCCGACGCACTCTTCGAAGCCGGGAGCCCTCTCCGCTGGACCGCCAACATGAGGGCGGACGTGGACTACGAAACGCTGCGCGCCTGCAGGAGGGCGGGCCTCAGAACCGTCTGCACGGGTTTCGAGAGCGGCGACCCGGGCATGCTCGCTGCCATGCGGAAGGGGCTCGACGTCGCGACCATGAGGCGCTTCGCCCTCGACGCGGAACGCGCCGGCGTGCTCGTCCACGGCTGCTTCCTGTTCGGGGCTCCGGGCGAGACCAGGGCCTCCATGCGGCGCACCCTCGACTTCGCCCTTTCCCTGCCTCTCTACACGGCCCAGTTCTATCCCCTGATGGTCTATCCGGGAACGGAGGCCTACGACGAGGCTGCGGCCGAAGGCCGGATCGTGCCTTCCTGCTTCCGCGACTGGCTCTCGCCGGAGGGACTGCACACCGCGGTCGTGAGAACCGGGGAGCTGTCCGCATCCGACATCTCGGCCTTCTGCGACCATGCCCGCCGGCGGTTCTACCTCAGGCCGGGATACGTGGCCGGAACCATCGCCAGGACGATCTCGGATCCTGCGGAGAGGAGCAGGACGCTGAAGGCCTTCTCGACGTTCTGGCGGTTCCTGCTGCCAGGGAGGCGGTAG
- a CDS encoding glycosyltransferase family 9 protein encodes MRGLIVKTHAFGDALTATPAAAALVASGGEWTALAGPSSAEVWRRLPGLSSVIEAPFPAPGVLGAARLALWTAASARALGGFDMTVVMHASPGVRRWIRLATGAPSRSGGRSPLGAWETVSPLDSPGFAAGLYARIAGAGVDSFRPVFAVLDREREAARDMIGEGRFLAVAPGGGRNPRDTVPEKRWAPESFADVIRRASARGLKAVLLGDSHDRTSAEAVSRLAGSAVAADLTGRTGWGEAAAVMQRCRAFVGPDSGLAHLACAAGLPVVVLFGPTDPDSLYAPGLIEAVRTDSPCSPCYSNSVFRGCRTGRGDCMFRIDPGRVWSTLERILDEDERG; translated from the coding sequence TTGCGCGGCCTGATAGTTAAGACACACGCCTTCGGCGACGCCCTGACGGCCACTCCGGCCGCGGCCGCCCTCGTCGCTTCCGGAGGGGAGTGGACCGCCCTGGCAGGGCCGTCGAGCGCAGAGGTATGGCGAAGGCTGCCCGGTCTCAGCTCCGTCATCGAGGCTCCTTTCCCCGCCCCGGGGGTCCTGGGCGCGGCCAGGCTCGCTCTCTGGACGGCAGCCTCCGCCCGCGCCCTCGGCGGATTCGACATGACCGTCGTCATGCATGCCAGCCCCGGCGTCAGGAGATGGATAAGGCTCGCGACCGGGGCGCCTTCACGGAGCGGCGGCCGGTCTCCGCTGGGCGCGTGGGAGACGGTCAGCCCGCTCGACTCCCCCGGTTTCGCCGCCGGTCTGTATGCCCGCATAGCCGGTGCCGGGGTCGATTCCTTCAGGCCGGTCTTCGCGGTGCTCGACAGGGAGAGGGAGGCTGCCCGCGACATGATAGGGGAGGGCCGGTTCCTGGCCGTTGCGCCCGGAGGCGGCCGGAATCCCAGGGATACCGTTCCCGAGAAGAGATGGGCGCCGGAGAGCTTCGCGGATGTGATCCGCAGGGCATCCGCCCGCGGACTGAAGGCCGTCCTGCTGGGCGACTCGCACGACCGGACCTCGGCCGAGGCGGTCTCCAGGCTTGCCGGATCTGCGGTCGCCGCGGACCTCACAGGGCGCACGGGATGGGGAGAGGCCGCTGCCGTGATGCAGAGGTGCCGGGCCTTCGTCGGACCGGATTCCGGCCTTGCCCATCTCGCCTGCGCGGCGGGCCTCCCGGTGGTGGTCCTGTTCGGTCCCACCGACCCTGACAGCCTCTACGCCCCCGGCCTGATCGAGGCGGTGCGCACGGACAGCCCCTGCTCCCCGTGCTATTCCAACAGCGTGTTCCGCGGCTGTCGAACGGGCCGGGGGGATTGTATGTTCCGCATCGATCCCGGCAGGGTATGGTCCACTCTGGAGAGAATCCTGGATGAAGACGAGCGCGGTTAA
- a CDS encoding glycosyltransferase family 39 protein, translating to MEDRHLKILLVLALAARIGVFLLAGRGGVLIGEGRVYSDLAVNILEGRGFTLSPSMLCPDEDPEVTRLLYTRTFQFYQRVDGFYGVLRPGRPTIFIPPGYPMLMAAAYSIFGAGDLLAVRGLQLAAGLVTVMLGFILARRHLSGRPLALVCLFMALDPFEIYYEAIPATQAAFSLLFMSALLLSTSALDRRSAPRALLASAVWGLAYYVRPAALPVMAVFILCILAAPGRAMLRKAALAGACSAVFLAVLAPWAVYAHSVSGQWRITPTQGGVNIWEAGGRIFSSHFEGEARGAESLYGPLRAEYAGSIRKPWLAEFPEFRDEPEWVRDSILTERSIEFLAANPGLLPRLVLLRFTEFFKPFPFNEFPIHYMLAGLLTFGLVLLFAGAGLVLHLRARQPATLMLALTVVAYTLAHLASISGTPHRVALDFPLAVLAGTGFGVFRARAGAARRSSVARPDS from the coding sequence ATGGAAGACCGGCATCTGAAGATACTCCTCGTGCTGGCCCTGGCGGCCAGGATCGGCGTCTTCCTCCTCGCCGGGCGGGGGGGCGTGCTCATAGGCGAGGGAAGGGTCTACTCGGACCTCGCGGTGAACATCCTCGAAGGGAGGGGATTCACGCTCTCGCCCTCGATGCTCTGCCCCGACGAGGATCCGGAGGTCACCAGGCTCCTGTACACGAGAACCTTCCAGTTCTATCAGAGGGTGGACGGCTTCTACGGAGTCCTCAGGCCCGGCAGGCCCACGATCTTCATCCCCCCCGGCTATCCCATGCTGATGGCGGCGGCCTATTCGATCTTCGGCGCGGGTGACCTCCTGGCGGTGCGGGGACTGCAGCTCGCGGCCGGGCTGGTGACGGTGATGCTCGGCTTCATCCTGGCGCGGAGGCATCTCTCGGGGCGTCCCCTGGCCCTGGTCTGCCTGTTCATGGCTCTCGACCCGTTCGAGATCTACTACGAGGCCATCCCGGCCACGCAGGCCGCCTTCAGCCTCCTCTTCATGTCGGCGCTCCTGCTCTCAACCTCGGCGTTGGACAGGCGGAGCGCCCCCCGCGCCCTCCTCGCATCCGCCGTCTGGGGTCTCGCATACTACGTCCGGCCGGCCGCCCTGCCCGTGATGGCCGTGTTCATCCTCTGCATCCTGGCCGCACCAGGCCGCGCCATGCTCCGCAAAGCCGCCCTCGCCGGGGCCTGCTCCGCCGTCTTCCTGGCCGTCCTGGCGCCGTGGGCCGTCTATGCGCACTCCGTGAGCGGGCAATGGCGGATCACCCCCACCCAGGGAGGAGTGAACATCTGGGAGGCCGGCGGCAGGATATTCTCCTCCCATTTCGAGGGGGAGGCCCGGGGGGCCGAGAGCCTGTACGGCCCGCTCAGGGCCGAGTATGCAGGCTCCATCCGGAAGCCGTGGCTCGCCGAGTTCCCCGAGTTCAGGGACGAACCCGAATGGGTCAGGGACAGCATTCTCACCGAGAGATCGATCGAGTTCCTCGCCGCAAATCCGGGCCTCCTCCCGAGGCTTGTCCTGCTGAGGTTCACGGAGTTCTTCAAGCCTTTCCCGTTCAATGAATTCCCGATCCACTACATGCTGGCCGGGCTTCTCACCTTCGGGCTCGTCCTGCTCTTCGCCGGAGCCGGGCTGGTGCTCCATCTCAGGGCCAGGCAGCCTGCCACCCTGATGCTGGCCCTCACCGTCGTCGCATATACCCTGGCCCACCTCGCATCGATCTCCGGCACTCCCCACAGGGTCGCGCTCGACTTCCCCCTGGCCGTACTGGCCGGAACGGGCTTCGGGGTCTTCCGGGCCAGGGCCGGCGCAGCTCGCAGGTCTTCCGTTGCGCGGCCTGATAGTTAA
- a CDS encoding ChbG/HpnK family deacetylase yields MSPGRAGRSIRVVIDDAGSCTEVDDAVSACIAAGSVDGFSILGSSPGAARACRMALDLGFPSGVHLNAVEAPLLTMAPVTQAGILAGGRRAVEAVEREWRAQIELTASHGVPVRWLDSHRHVHHLPGLAGLIVRLALEYGAGRVRAAVLPDRFARPSGPLLDLLGRRFAGMARGAGLTVPRCMAGFGVSGRISREYLERLALPAGECELVAHPATAPVWSDGQPGELALLCSEWFRTWKTGI; encoded by the coding sequence ATGAGCCCCGGCCGTGCCGGCAGGAGCATCCGCGTGGTGATCGACGATGCGGGTTCCTGCACGGAGGTGGACGACGCAGTTTCGGCGTGCATCGCCGCGGGTTCGGTCGACGGCTTCTCGATTCTGGGGTCCTCCCCCGGCGCGGCGAGGGCCTGCAGGATGGCCCTGGATCTCGGGTTCCCGTCCGGGGTCCACCTCAACGCAGTCGAGGCTCCGCTCCTCACCATGGCCCCGGTGACGCAAGCAGGCATCCTGGCCGGGGGGAGAAGGGCAGTGGAGGCCGTGGAACGCGAATGGAGGGCGCAGATAGAGCTGACGGCATCGCACGGCGTCCCCGTCCGCTGGCTCGACAGCCACAGGCACGTCCACCATCTGCCGGGGCTCGCAGGGCTCATCGTGAGACTCGCTCTGGAGTACGGGGCGGGCCGCGTCAGGGCGGCGGTGCTTCCGGACAGGTTCGCGCGGCCCTCCGGCCCCCTCCTCGACCTGCTCGGCAGGCGCTTCGCGGGGATGGCCCGCGGGGCGGGTCTCACCGTGCCCCGTTGCATGGCGGGCTTCGGCGTGTCGGGGAGGATCAGCAGGGAGTATCTCGAAAGGCTGGCCCTGCCGGCCGGTGAATGCGAACTCGTCGCACATCCCGCGACGGCTCCGGTCTGGTCCGATGGACAGCCCGGGGAACTCGCCCTGCTCTGTTCGGAATGGTTCAGGACATGGAAGACCGGCATCTGA
- a CDS encoding radical SAM protein: MSGFERVLFVFPETRYPSGQPPLGIASLSAVLRRMPGVEPFLCDMSFQRNPFGELSGMLASTKPDLVCITVLTPQLGAALESVAVIRRDAPGAFLAIGGPHATVLPEETLTATGADLVYAGEGETAFPLILGGADPSAIPGSCVLKDGRPARTPGLLLVDDLDALPEPDRGLFDMERYFRSWYSMDRVDPGLKGTSVMATRGCPFTCTFCQPTLSEIFGARLRKRSPSPIVDELESLVSRYGITAFMFEDSTFILDKAWVHEICDEMKARGLRLKWCCNVRADLLDEDLLSHMKDAGLAKINMGVESASQRVLDDIYSKGITVQGVVRALEMARRMGVRVQGYFMLGAPGETLGEMKRTVEFAASHPFDDALFDITTPFPHTELWNRTRHLVTKDYTDFDCFHQCVYDLDGIEPGRVERLKKQAFWRFYLHPSRIFRTIATALGPGNLRRTLLKARRV; the protein is encoded by the coding sequence ATGAGCGGATTCGAGAGGGTTCTGTTCGTCTTCCCCGAGACCAGGTATCCGTCGGGGCAGCCCCCGCTGGGCATAGCCTCGCTGTCGGCGGTGCTGAGGAGGATGCCGGGGGTCGAACCCTTCCTCTGCGACATGTCCTTCCAGAGGAATCCCTTCGGGGAGCTGTCGGGGATGCTCGCCTCCACGAAGCCCGACCTGGTCTGCATCACCGTGCTGACCCCCCAGCTCGGGGCGGCCCTGGAATCCGTGGCCGTCATCAGGCGCGACGCACCCGGCGCGTTCCTGGCGATCGGCGGACCCCATGCCACGGTGCTGCCGGAGGAGACGCTTACGGCGACAGGTGCCGACCTGGTCTATGCCGGCGAGGGGGAGACCGCCTTCCCCCTGATCCTCGGCGGTGCCGATCCCTCGGCGATACCCGGGAGCTGCGTGCTGAAGGACGGCCGCCCCGCGAGGACCCCCGGGCTGCTCCTGGTGGACGATCTCGACGCCCTTCCCGAACCCGACCGCGGGCTGTTCGACATGGAGAGGTACTTCCGGAGCTGGTATTCGATGGACAGGGTCGACCCCGGCCTGAAGGGGACATCGGTGATGGCCACGCGCGGCTGTCCCTTCACCTGCACCTTCTGCCAGCCCACGCTCTCGGAGATCTTCGGCGCAAGGCTCCGCAAGAGGTCGCCTTCACCCATCGTCGACGAGCTCGAATCGCTCGTCTCCAGATACGGGATAACCGCATTCATGTTCGAGGACTCGACCTTCATCCTCGACAAGGCCTGGGTCCACGAGATCTGCGACGAGATGAAGGCCAGGGGCCTGCGCCTGAAGTGGTGCTGCAACGTGAGGGCCGACCTCCTCGACGAGGACCTGCTCTCCCACATGAAGGACGCAGGCCTGGCCAAGATCAACATGGGGGTGGAATCGGCCTCCCAGAGGGTCCTCGACGACATCTACAGCAAGGGCATCACGGTGCAGGGGGTCGTGAGGGCCCTGGAGATGGCCAGGCGCATGGGCGTCAGGGTGCAGGGCTACTTCATGCTCGGCGCCCCGGGCGAGACCCTCGGGGAGATGAAGCGCACCGTGGAATTCGCAGCCTCCCATCCCTTCGACGACGCGCTGTTCGACATAACCACCCCGTTCCCTCACACCGAGCTGTGGAACAGGACCCGGCACCTGGTCACGAAGGACTACACCGACTTCGACTGCTTCCACCAATGCGTCTACGACCTGGACGGGATCGAGCCCGGCAGGGTCGAGCGCCTCAAGAAGCAGGCCTTCTGGCGGTTCTACCTCCATCCGTCGCGCATCTTCAGAACCATCGCCACGGCTCTGGGACCCGGGAACCTCCGGAGGACCCTGCTGAAGGCCAGGCGGGTATGA